The genomic stretch TATCGTGTATATTTGCATTCGGGTAAAACAGAAACCATTAAATCGAAAATATGAAAGGGATTGTTGTGAAATCTACCGGAAGTTGGTACTCCGTACGGATGGATTCGGGGGAGGTGATGGAATGTCGGATTAAGGGAAAATTCCGGATGAAAGGGATTAAAACCACGAATCCCGTCGCGGTGGGGGATGTTGTCGAGGTGGAGGTGAATCCCGATGGTGCGGTGATCAATCGGATCGAAGATCGGAAAAATTATATTATCCGGAAATCGACGAACCTGTCGAAGGAAGCGCATATTATCGCCGCAAATGTTGATCAGGCGGTGCTGGTCGTGACGGTAAATCATCCCGTGACTTCTACTGTTTTTATCGATCGTTTTTTAGCTTCTGTGGAGGCATACCGGATTCCGGTCCTACTCGTGTTTAATAAAATAGATGCATATAGCGAGGATGATTTGATGTTGTTGGGAGCTTTGACCCGGATTTATATGCAAGTGGGATACGAGTGTTTTCACGTCTCTTCGTTGACGGGGGAAGGGATGGAGGATGTTGTTGCGGCCTTGAAAGATAAAGTGACCGTGTTTTCCGGTTTATCAGGCGTGGGAAAATCTTCACTGATCAATCGTGTCGAACCGGGTTTGAGCTTGAAAATAGCGGAGATTTCCGATTCCCATGACACGGGAAAGCATACCACCACGTTTGCAGAAATGTTCCCTTTGAGTTTTGGTGGCTCTATCATCGATACCCCGGGTATCCGGGCTTTCGGGTTGATTCACATGGAGAAAACCGAAATATCCCATTATTTTCCTGAGATATTTAAACGGGCAGAAGATTGCCGTTTTTATAACTGTACTCATATTCATGAGCCGGGATGTGCGGTGATTCAAGCGGTGGAAGACGGGGAGATAAGCGAGAGCCGTTATTTTAGTTACGTGAGTATGTTTGAGGAGGGAGACGAGAAATACCGGAAATAAATAGAGACGTATTTTTTATTGTCCGGGCATAAAATTTGAATGTTTTTGTGTAGGTTTGTATATCATAGTATAATTGATATCTTTACAGTTGCATGGAAGTTGAACCAGGGCCGTTTGTTCAATTAAATAATCAAGGAGTTTGCGGTTCCCTTGGGTTAAATGAAATTGATTATGTGGATTTTTTTGTTGTACTTTCTATGACAGTGTATTTTCAAAAAGACACGAATCTAGATCAAATGAAGGAAAAGGAACGTGTTGAATACTTGAAAAAAAGCTCTAAGAAGGTAGTTAAACAATATGGTCCTGATTATTATAGAAAAGTAAAACCATTAATTATAGAAAGAATTGTAATCGGTGTACGGGATTCAATATCGGCAGGTTGGATGCGTAGAGAACATAAGGGACGGGCATATTATCTCGTCGAATTTCCTTATGATCCTAATTATGAATATTTTCATGCAGGGTTTGCAGCAAGAGTCTATTTTTGGGCTGACACGGGGATAGTATTTCAAGTTGTATTCGGTAATGGTTGGGGCTTTGTAGAAATAGATCAGCCTGAAAAGTATAAAGATCAAGAACGGATTATGGAATATGAACGACAACCACCTAAGAAACAGGAAGAATAATATGAACGAGGATATGATGCCTTTATTTAAATCAATAAATTGAGTTTGGGGTAATTTGCAAGTAAAAGGCAAGAGATTGAGGGTGAGGGGAAGAATGAGATATAAAATGATGAAGAAAAAACTAACAGGATATGATGCCATGTATTATTTTTTTCGTACATTTGCGCCGTTTTACGTGAAGAATTGTGGACAGATTGAAAGAATATAAGATAGCCCACAGAGGCTTAGGGGAAGGCGTTCACACTTTCGAGTTTGTCATGGATGGCAGTTTTTTTGATTGTTTTGACGCGACAAAAGGAACGAAAGGGAAAGTAAACGCAAGAGTAAGTATCGTGAAATCATCCCTGCTGATGGAGGTTCGGATGACGATCGAAGGGACGGTAAAAGCAATTTGCGATCGCTGTCTGGAGGAAATGGAGTTACCGATTAGCGGGGAATTGAACTTGTATGCGAAGTACGGGGAGAGGGAGGAAGGAAATGATGATGATTTTATTATCTTGGCTCAAGATGATGATTATCTGGATTTGAGTGAACCGCTATATGAAGTGTACATGCTGAATTATCCGCTACGTGTGGTTCACCCGGAGGGAGAGTGTAGCGAGGAAATGGAGCATGTCTTGGAAGAGTTGACAATGGAAGAAGAGAGTGAAAAAATTGATCCCCGCTGGGATGAATTGAGGAAATTAATTAATAATAACTAAATAAAACTAGAGAGAAATGGCACATCCTAAACACCGAATCTCTAAACAGAGAAGGAATAAAAGAAGAACTCACGATAAGGCTACGGTTCCTGCAATAGCAAAGTGTTCAAATTGTGGTGCTGCAGTACAGTATCATACTGTATGTCCGGAATGCGGGTATTACAGGGGTAAATTGGCTATTGAGAAAGCAGTTGTTGCATAATATTGATGCAATGATAAAGATTGCCTTAGATAATACAGCCCCCTGTACTAGGGGGCTATGATTGTATATAGGTGTCTGATTCTATTATTCAATTTGAAAATTTTTATTTTATGGAAAGGCCAAGAGCGGTAATCACAGGGGTAGGAGCGTATTATCCCGACTATATTCTAACTAACGAGGAGTTGAGCCGAATGGTGGATACCACTGACGAATGGATCATGACTCGAATCGGTATAAAAGAAAGACGTATTTTGCGGGATGCCGATAAAGGCAGTGCTTACCTCGGGGCCAGAGCGGTGGAGGACTTGTTTCGTAAAACAGGTTTGAAACCGGAAGAAGTTGATTTATTGATTTGCTGTACGGTTACTGCCGACATGCACTTCCCTGCTAACGGAAACGTGATTTCCGATATGGTGGGAATAAAGAATGCTTTTAGTTTTGATCTTAATGCCGGATGTTCCGGTTTCCTATATGGTTTGATCACTGCGACACAGTACGTGGAGAGCGGTCGCTATAAGAAAGTGATTGTAGTGGGAGCTGAAAAGATGTCCGCGATCACGGATTACACGGATCGTGCAACTTGCCCTATTTTCGGTGACGCAGCTGCCGCTGTGTTGTTGGAGCCGACTACTGAGGATTTGGGAGTGATTGACCACATCTTGCGTTCGGATGGAATGGGACGTGTTCATCTGCATATGAAAGCGGGTGGCTCTTTGAAACCGCCTACCATTGATACGGTTTTAGCCCGGGAACATTATATTTACCAGGAAGGACAACCCGTGTTTAAACATGCTGTGTCGAACATGGCTGATGTGTCGGTGGAGGTGATGAATCGTAATAATTTGACGTCAGAGGACGTGGCTTGGCTGGTTCCTCATCAAGCAAATTTGCGGATCATTAAGGCTACCGGGGAACGGATGGGATTGCCGAAAGAAAAAGTGATGGTAAATATTCACAAGTATGGAAACACGACTTCGGCGACAATTCCATTGTGCTTGTACGAGTGGGAGGATCAATTGAAGAAAGGGGATAATTTAATTCTTGCCGCTTTCGGTGCCGGTTTCACGTGGGGGGCTATTTATTTGAAGTGGGGGTACACGAAAGATAAAAGTTAAAAACTAAAAGCTGGAAAAGTTATAAGTGTGATGAGATCCATAGAGTCTAGATTTAAGGCTTTATGGATCTTGTCATTTTTTTGAATGTTCAGATGTTTAGGATTTTTGGATTTTATGGAATAAAAAATTATTTCCAATTTTAAATTACTTGTTGTATATTTGGTCGATTATTATGGATGCTAAATGAGAAAAAGTGCGAGTCAGGACAGTACCGAGATGAAACAGACGATTGTCTTGAATGATTCCGAGATCGAGGGAGATATTATCCTGCCTGGGGATTTGTGTTTATTTGGCAAAATTTCTGGAAATGTTACTGCAAAGGGTAAGGTAGAAGTGAAGTCGGGAGCCGTGGTAACAGGAAATATTTCTTGTGTGGAGCTAGAGGTAGGGGGATTGGTGGAAGGGAACGTGGAAACTTGTTTTTTGATTATTGAAGAAAATGCCGTTTTGAAAGGGGATGTGCAAGCGGGAAAATTGCTTGTGAGAGCCGTGAAGTATGATATAAAGCGGTTACGTTTGGAAAGAAAATAAAGTAAACGATAAATCATGGGAAAAGAAGTACAACAGCAAATAGCGTTAAATTTACTCAGTGAAGGAACTCAGATCACCGGAGATCTTCATGCTTCAAATGACATTCGTATTGATGGAGAACTTAAGGGAAAGATTTTCACGAAAGGACGTTTAGTTATCGGGCAGATGGCTAAGGTGGAGGGAGAGGTTAATTCTCCGAATGTTGATATTTTAGGAACCATGGAAGGGAATATCGTGTCGACGGGAACTGTTTCTTTGAGGGCAAAAGCGGTATTCACGGGAACGATTAAAGCTGCTTATATCGCAATCGAGTCCGGAGCGGTTTTTAATGGCGAGTGCCATATCCAACGAGAAGTTCAACAAAAATAATTAAAAACGTGGTGTGTCGTGTATTGGTAGTGATCTCATTGCTACTGAGTCTGGTTTCTTGTGAAAAGGAACAAGATAAGGTAGAAGATGGTGTGTCTTTGGAACTGGCCAAAGAACGTAAAGCGAATATAGGCGGCGTGACCTATAAATTGTATTTTTCCATTCCGGCGGACAGGAGTGAGGCTATTATGGCTGAATCGACGATCTTTTTTGAATTGTTTGATTTGATTCCGGTCATTCTGGATTTTAAAGAGGCAAAAGAGAATATTCTTGCCGTTACATCTTCGGATGGGAGAAAAATCCCGTACACGTTTAAAAATGAACATATTATAATTCATCCGGAACACTTGAAAAAGGGGCGGAACGAGCTGGTCATCCAGTTTAAAGCGGGGGAGTCCTCTTTGAATCGAAGTGACGATATGCTATACACGTTGCTGGTTCCGGACCGGTGTCGTACATTGATGCCTTGTTTTGACCAACCGGATATAAAGGCGAGATTTAAATTGACGTTGAAAGTACCTTCCCGGTGGAGGGCTGTGGCTAACGGGGAACCGGTTCGTACGGAATATTTTAATGACTATAAGTTGTATGAATTCGAGGAAACAAAGCCATTGAGTACTTATTTGTTTGCTTTTACCGTGGGGAGGTTCTCGTACTTGGAACGTTACGTGGGGGGACGTTGGATCGGTATTTACCACCGGGAGACGGATACTTCGAAGATTAATGCCAGTATCCCGGTCATAGCTAGAGAGGTAAGTCATGCATTGGATTGGATGGAACACTACACGGGGATACGCTACCCGTTTGATGTATATAATGTTGTTGCTATTCCCGATTTCCAGTATGGTGGGATGGAGCATCCGGGAGCCGTGTATTATCGGGCATCGACGATGTTTTTGGATCGGAATGCAGACTTGACGGCATGGATGAAACGCAGCGATGTTATCGCTCACGAAACAGCCCACATGTGGTTTGGTGATTACGTCACGATGAGGTGGTTTAATGACGTGTGGTTGAAAGAGGTTTTTGCCGGTTTCATGTCTGACAAGATTATGACCCAGTTATACCCGGAGGTAAATCATCGTCTGAATTTCTTTTTGAATCATTACGAGCCAGCATTGCGGACGGATCGGACGAGGGGGACTCACCCGATATTGCAGGAGCTGGATAATCTGAAGGATGCGGGAACTTTGTACGGGGATATTATTTATCACAAGGCTCCGATCGTGATGCGCATGTTGGAACGGGAGATTTCCGAACGGCGGTTGCAGGTCGGGTTGCAAAGGTATCTTCGTCGGTGGTCTTATTCTAACGCGGATTGGGACGAGTTGATCAAGTTGTTGGAAAGTACAACGGGACAGGATTTGCAGGCTTGGAACGAGATATGGATAAAAGAGAGCGGGGCTCCCGTGATCGAATTCCAGAAGAACGGGATCGTGATGACGGATGAGAGCGGGAAGAATCGGGTTTGGCCTCAGGCGGTGTCTGTTTTTTGGGATTACATGGGGTTGAAGAGAACGTTGATCCCGTTGCGAGATTCGCTGACTCCTTTCAGGTATGGGGCTTCTGTCGTGTTGCCGGATGGGGATGTCATGGGATACGGTTGTTTCTTGCCTACGGATTTTTCTATTCGTTTTCTCGATGATGAACTGGGAAATTTGAATGACCCGCTTTATAGGGCAGTTGCTTGGCAAGCTCTCTATGAAGGGGTTTTGCATAAAAAAGTGAAAGGGGAGTTTTTCTTAAAGTTATGTATCAAACATTTACCACAAGAGAAGAATAACTTGGTTGTGAACCGGACGTTAAGTTTTTTGAGAATTATTTATTCAACTTATCTGGACGAGGGAAGTCGGCAGTTAATACAGGACGACCTGGAACGTTTTTGTATTAATATGGTGAATAATAAGGCCGAGGGGAAGAATAAAAAATCGTATTTTAATACGTTATTGTCAATTTGTTCTTCACCGAAGAGTTGTTCCTATTTGTCAAGCGTGTTAAAGGGTGAACAAGATTTACCGGAAGACGTAACGATCAATGAACATGATAAGATTAGTATTGCGTTTAATTTGGTATTGCGGGATACGAATGTTTATGAAGATATGAAGGCATACATTATGAAAACGGTTAAAAACAAGGATTTGCTGGATCGTTTTGAATATGTATACCCCTCTTTATCCGGAGATAAGTATGTGCGTGATAGCGTGTTTAACGCTTTACTCGTAAGAGAAAACCGGGTGAATGAGGTATGGGTGGAAGAGTGTCTGCGGTGGTTGAATCATCCGCGGAGGAGAATGGAGGCGGAGGGGTATGTACCGAAATTGCTTGGTGCGTTGCAGGAGATTCAACAGACGGGGGATATTTTCTTCCCGGGCTCTTGGTTAAGCGCAGGATTAGCAGGGCATACGAGTAAGAATGTGTACACGATGGTGAATTCTTTCTTGGAGAAGCACTCGAATTACCCGCAGAATTTGAAATTGAAGATATTAGCTAATTCAGATCATTTACGGCGTTTACATTCAGAAGAAGAAAATAAAGACAGATTGAAATAAGATGGCGATAGAAGAGACTTCATTGATATTGATTCCGGCTCGTTACGCTTCCACCCGTTTCCCCGGGAAACCGTTGGTGGATATTGCCGGAAAACCTATGGTTCAACACGTGTACGAGAAGGCTGCAGCTGTTGCTGCTCACGTGTACGTGGCGACGGATGACGAGCGTATATATGATGCCGTGCTCGCTTTTGGTGGGCGTGCGGTAATGACTTCCGAGACACATCGGAGTGGCACGGACCGATGTTACGAGGCGTACACGAAAGTTAAGGAGATGTTGCATCGTGACTTTGACGTGGTGGTGAACGTGCAAGGGGATGAGCCTTTTATTATCCCGGAACAGATTGAATCGTTGATCGCATGCTTCGAAGATCCTGCCGTGCAGATAGCCACGTTGGCTAAGCCTTTCGAGAAAAATGATGAGATTTTTGATCCGAATAAAGTAAAGGTTGTATTTTCTGCTAATCATACTGCCCTTTATTTTAGCCGGAATCCGATTCCTTATTGCAGGGGCGTGGAGCGTGAAGATTGGCTGGCTAAAACTCCATTTTATAAACACGTGGGAATGTATGCTTATCGTCCGCAGATTTTGAAGGCAGTGACTTCTATCCCCCAGAGTATTCTGGAACAGGCAGAGTCTTTGGAACAATTACGTTGGTTGGAAAACGGTTACACGATTGCCGTTAGTATCACGAATCATGAATCGATAGGGATTGATACTCCGGAAGACTTGAGAAAACTAAAAGATAAAAACTAGAAGATAAAAGTTGGGGATAAAATTGAAAGCTAAAAGTGAATGCTTTGTTGACATTAACTTTTAGCTTTTAATTATTAGTTGTTAGCTTTTAGCTTGCTAAATTGTCATAATATCTTTTTCTTTCTTTGCAAAGTATTCATCGGCTTTCTTGCCGTACTCGTCTGTCATTTTTTGAGCGATGGCTTCAGCGTCTTTGGACATATCTTCCGGAAGTCCGTCCTTTACCATTTTCTTCACTTGCTCAATGACATCCCGGCGAGCGTTGCGGATACTTACTTTCGCTGTTTCCATCTCGCCTTTACTTTGTTTTACAAGGTCGCGTCTGCGCTCTTCTGTTAGAGGCGGGATATTTATACGAATAATTTCTCCGTTGTTATCCGGGTTCAAACCGAGATTAGCGTTCATGATTGCTCTTTCAATGGGAGAGATCATGCTTTTTTCCCAAGGTTGAACTGCAATTGTTCTCGGGTCTGGGGTTGAAATATTGGCTACTTGTGATAACGGGGTAGGACTACCATAATAGTCAACCAGCACGTCTTGTAAGATTTTCGGGTTGGCTCTTCCCGCTCTGATTTTACTAAGTTCTGATTCCAGGTGACTCAGAGCAGCTTCCATTCTCTCTTTTGCTTCGTCGAGATAAAATTGTACTTCCTCGTTCATATAATTTTTATTTGATTTAAATATCCCATAATGAATCAAACAAAGGTATAAAAAAAACTTTATTTTTACTCTATTCTACGCCACGTTTCCTTGACCTGAACGTTTTTGTGGGTTCCATCGGCCAGTTTTAATTTTACTTCGCCCGTGAGGACAAGTATCCGGTTATTTGCATCGTATTGGTAATGAGCGGAGGATTCCACGATGTCTTTTATTTTTACGGAAGGGGCATGTTCCGATAGAAATTGTCCGTGGGTGATTTTATAGGTTCCATTGACTCCGTTAGAGCAACTGAACGTGAAATCGTCGAAGTATTCTTTTTGTAAGAGTTGTTTGGTTGCAACCCCGTTTTCCGTTACTTTTTCCCATTTACCGACAAAGGGGTTGGCAATAATAGCCCGAATGAGTTTGCCGGGATTGAAAATACAGTCTTCAACGTATCTTTTGAATTTCTTCTCTCCCAGGTAGTCCCGGATTTTGATCTCTCGCAGGGTTGTGTTTGCCCTAAAACGAGGGGTGATTCGTATATACTCCGAAGTGAAATCTTCTGTCGGCAGACTGTCTATAAGCCGGATTTGTTCGTCCCATTCTTCCTTATAGAATTGTAATATTTTGTTTTTGTCGGAAACAGGAAGAGACATGGTGGGCATGACGATGCTTAACATGATTTCCGAGGATTGTTGCTGTTCCCGGGCGGAAGTGATGATACCTTTGTAAACAGCCTTGTCTGTCCCGTAACGTTTTTTCAGATAGAGGCGATACATGTCGAAAGAAGCCTGAGGAACCGTGTCAAGTCCGTTTTTTAGCTTTTCTTCTTCTGTATTTAATGCTTTCAAGTACCTGTCAAAGGTCCTTCTTTCAATGCTGGGAGAGGTGCTTCTTAAAGCGAAATAAACGGGTACCGTGTATGAAACACGCACGGGAGAACCCTCTTGTTTCCCCGGTTCCCATTTGGGCATGGAGGCGATAACTGCTTTTGCCTCGTTGTCCAGTTCTGGTGAAACTCCCCGAATAATTTTGACATTGCTGACGCTTCCATCTTTTTCAATGATGAACCGAACATACACTTTCCCTTCGAGTTTTTTCTCTTTGGCTGCTTCCGGATAACGTATGTTGTTGTATATCCATGTATTTAGGTTACCGGGAAATACGGGCATCTCTTGAACGAAGAAATGGACTTGGTTGTCTTCTGTGGAATCTTGAACGGTTTGTTTATCTTGAATTTGGCTAATTGCCGTGTGAGTGCTTAAAATAAGAAAGATACTCACCAACCCAATTGGTAATTTGGCGAGGGATTTTAATTTAGCATAGAATGGTTTTAATGTCATGGTGTGTTTCTTAGTGTGATAAATAGTTCTTTTTATCACAGCTAAATATAGAAGGAATTTTTTGTTTTTGCAATGAAAATAAAGATTTAATGAAAGTTTAACGCATCCTGTTAAGAGTGGTCTTTAAATTTTTAATTTTCAATTAAGGGAGTTACTTTTGTCTCCTTAAAGAAACGATATGAAAAGGAAAGATTTTGAAGTGATGGCTCCGGTTGGTTCTTATGAATCTTTGGAGGCGGCTTTGCAGGCAGGAGCGAATTCTGTTTATTTTGGAGTGGAAGGGTTGAATATGCGTTCCCGTTCATCGGCTAATTTCACGCTGGATGATTTGAGGAATATCGTGGAACGTTGTAATGCCCGAGAGGTGAAGACTTATCTCACGGTGAATACGATTATATATAATAACGAACTTGAGAAGATGCACCAGGTGATCGAGTGTGCGAAGGATGCCGGGGTGTCGGCAATTATAGCTTCGGATATTGCGGCTATTTTGTATGCCCGGTCGATAGGGGTGGAAGTGCATATCAGCACGCAATGTAATATTACCAATTACGAGGCGGTGAAGTTCTACGCACAATTTGCGGATGTCGTGGTGCTGGCGCGGGAGCTGGATATGGATCAGGTGATGACAATTCATCGGCAAATTGTTGAGAACGATTTGCGTGGTCCCAAGGGGGAATTGATCCAGATCGAGATGTTTTCTCACGGGGCTTTGTGTATGGCGGTTTCGGGTAAATGTTATTTGAGTCTTCACGAGATGAATGCTTCGGCAAATCGGGGGGCTTGTTACCAGATATGCCGGCGTTCTTATACGGTGAAAGATACCGAGAGTGATATAGAATTGGAGGTTGACGGGAAATATATCATGTCTCCTAAAGATTTGTGTACGATCGGTTTTATTAATAAAATGATTGATGCCGGGG from Butyricimonas virosa encodes the following:
- the kdsB gene encoding 3-deoxy-manno-octulosonate cytidylyltransferase — its product is MAIEETSLILIPARYASTRFPGKPLVDIAGKPMVQHVYEKAAAVAAHVYVATDDERIYDAVLAFGGRAVMTSETHRSGTDRCYEAYTKVKEMLHRDFDVVVNVQGDEPFIIPEQIESLIACFEDPAVQIATLAKPFEKNDEIFDPNKVKVVFSANHTALYFSRNPIPYCRGVEREDWLAKTPFYKHVGMYAYRPQILKAVTSIPQSILEQAESLEQLRWLENGYTIAVSITNHESIGIDTPEDLRKLKDKN
- a CDS encoding beta-ketoacyl-ACP synthase III yields the protein MERPRAVITGVGAYYPDYILTNEELSRMVDTTDEWIMTRIGIKERRILRDADKGSAYLGARAVEDLFRKTGLKPEEVDLLICCTVTADMHFPANGNVISDMVGIKNAFSFDLNAGCSGFLYGLITATQYVESGRYKKVIVVGAEKMSAITDYTDRATCPIFGDAAAAVLLEPTTEDLGVIDHILRSDGMGRVHLHMKAGGSLKPPTIDTVLAREHYIYQEGQPVFKHAVSNMADVSVEVMNRNNLTSEDVAWLVPHQANLRIIKATGERMGLPKEKVMVNIHKYGNTTSATIPLCLYEWEDQLKKGDNLILAAFGAGFTWGAIYLKWGYTKDKS
- a CDS encoding polymer-forming cytoskeletal protein, with the protein product MRKSASQDSTEMKQTIVLNDSEIEGDIILPGDLCLFGKISGNVTAKGKVEVKSGAVVTGNISCVELEVGGLVEGNVETCFLIIEENAVLKGDVQAGKLLVRAVKYDIKRLRLERK
- the frr gene encoding ribosome recycling factor; this translates as MNEEVQFYLDEAKERMEAALSHLESELSKIRAGRANPKILQDVLVDYYGSPTPLSQVANISTPDPRTIAVQPWEKSMISPIERAIMNANLGLNPDNNGEIIRINIPPLTEERRRDLVKQSKGEMETAKVSIRNARRDVIEQVKKMVKDGLPEDMSKDAEAIAQKMTDEYGKKADEYFAKKEKDIMTI
- a CDS encoding YceD family protein encodes the protein MDRLKEYKIAHRGLGEGVHTFEFVMDGSFFDCFDATKGTKGKVNARVSIVKSSLLMEVRMTIEGTVKAICDRCLEEMELPISGELNLYAKYGEREEGNDDDFIILAQDDDYLDLSEPLYEVYMLNYPLRVVHPEGECSEEMEHVLEELTMEEESEKIDPRWDELRKLINNN
- the rpmF gene encoding 50S ribosomal protein L32, producing MAHPKHRISKQRRNKRRTHDKATVPAIAKCSNCGAAVQYHTVCPECGYYRGKLAIEKAVVA
- a CDS encoding polymer-forming cytoskeletal protein: MGKEVQQQIALNLLSEGTQITGDLHASNDIRIDGELKGKIFTKGRLVIGQMAKVEGEVNSPNVDILGTMEGNIVSTGTVSLRAKAVFTGTIKAAYIAIESGAVFNGECHIQREVQQK
- a CDS encoding peptidase U32 family protein; this encodes MKRKDFEVMAPVGSYESLEAALQAGANSVYFGVEGLNMRSRSSANFTLDDLRNIVERCNAREVKTYLTVNTIIYNNELEKMHQVIECAKDAGVSAIIASDIAAILYARSIGVEVHISTQCNITNYEAVKFYAQFADVVVLARELDMDQVMTIHRQIVENDLRGPKGELIQIEMFSHGALCMAVSGKCYLSLHEMNASANRGACYQICRRSYTVKDTESDIELEVDGKYIMSPKDLCTIGFINKMIDAGVRVFKIEGRARSAEYVKTVCECYDEALNAYLDGSYGAEKIANWKERLSTVFNRGFWDGYYLGQRLGEWSEVYGSKATKKKVCIGKVTNYFGKLQVGEFKLESYDLKVGEEVLIVGPNTGVVQMIVPELRLELEPVEKVDKGAIFSMPCETKLRRSDKLYKLVDTTEELMQ
- the rsgA gene encoding ribosome small subunit-dependent GTPase A; this translates as MKGIVVKSTGSWYSVRMDSGEVMECRIKGKFRMKGIKTTNPVAVGDVVEVEVNPDGAVINRIEDRKNYIIRKSTNLSKEAHIIAANVDQAVLVVTVNHPVTSTVFIDRFLASVEAYRIPVLLVFNKIDAYSEDDLMLLGALTRIYMQVGYECFHVSSLTGEGMEDVVAALKDKVTVFSGLSGVGKSSLINRVEPGLSLKIAEISDSHDTGKHTTTFAEMFPLSFGGSIIDTPGIRAFGLIHMEKTEISHYFPEIFKRAEDCRFYNCTHIHEPGCAVIQAVEDGEISESRYFSYVSMFEEGDEKYRK
- a CDS encoding energy transducer TonB: MTLKPFYAKLKSLAKLPIGLVSIFLILSTHTAISQIQDKQTVQDSTEDNQVHFFVQEMPVFPGNLNTWIYNNIRYPEAAKEKKLEGKVYVRFIIEKDGSVSNVKIIRGVSPELDNEAKAVIASMPKWEPGKQEGSPVRVSYTVPVYFALRSTSPSIERRTFDRYLKALNTEEEKLKNGLDTVPQASFDMYRLYLKKRYGTDKAVYKGIITSAREQQQSSEIMLSIVMPTMSLPVSDKNKILQFYKEEWDEQIRLIDSLPTEDFTSEYIRITPRFRANTTLREIKIRDYLGEKKFKRYVEDCIFNPGKLIRAIIANPFVGKWEKVTENGVATKQLLQKEYFDDFTFSCSNGVNGTYKITHGQFLSEHAPSVKIKDIVESSAHYQYDANNRILVLTGEVKLKLADGTHKNVQVKETWRRIE
- a CDS encoding M1 family metallopeptidase, which produces MVCRVLVVISLLLSLVSCEKEQDKVEDGVSLELAKERKANIGGVTYKLYFSIPADRSEAIMAESTIFFELFDLIPVILDFKEAKENILAVTSSDGRKIPYTFKNEHIIIHPEHLKKGRNELVIQFKAGESSLNRSDDMLYTLLVPDRCRTLMPCFDQPDIKARFKLTLKVPSRWRAVANGEPVRTEYFNDYKLYEFEETKPLSTYLFAFTVGRFSYLERYVGGRWIGIYHRETDTSKINASIPVIAREVSHALDWMEHYTGIRYPFDVYNVVAIPDFQYGGMEHPGAVYYRASTMFLDRNADLTAWMKRSDVIAHETAHMWFGDYVTMRWFNDVWLKEVFAGFMSDKIMTQLYPEVNHRLNFFLNHYEPALRTDRTRGTHPILQELDNLKDAGTLYGDIIYHKAPIVMRMLEREISERRLQVGLQRYLRRWSYSNADWDELIKLLESTTGQDLQAWNEIWIKESGAPVIEFQKNGIVMTDESGKNRVWPQAVSVFWDYMGLKRTLIPLRDSLTPFRYGASVVLPDGDVMGYGCFLPTDFSIRFLDDELGNLNDPLYRAVAWQALYEGVLHKKVKGEFFLKLCIKHLPQEKNNLVVNRTLSFLRIIYSTYLDEGSRQLIQDDLERFCINMVNNKAEGKNKKSYFNTLLSICSSPKSCSYLSSVLKGEQDLPEDVTINEHDKISIAFNLVLRDTNVYEDMKAYIMKTVKNKDLLDRFEYVYPSLSGDKYVRDSVFNALLVRENRVNEVWVEECLRWLNHPRRRMEAEGYVPKLLGALQEIQQTGDIFFPGSWLSAGLAGHTSKNVYTMVNSFLEKHSNYPQNLKLKILANSDHLRRLHSEEENKDRLK